A DNA window from Castanea sativa cultivar Marrone di Chiusa Pesio chromosome 7, ASM4071231v1 contains the following coding sequences:
- the LOC142642056 gene encoding serine carboxypeptidase-like 18 produces the protein MCTKQTLMFNSSTRIVKMCLSILLLLVFSTIAFSQSVIEYVPGYPGKLPFKLETGYIGVGDTDEVQLFYYFIESERSPANDPLVFWLTGGPACSGFSALAYEIGPLTFDYASFNGTLPAVTVNPYAWTQVANIIFIDAPVGAGFSYATTSEGYYTSDTKSAQQSYTFLRKWLLDHPQFLGNQLYIGGDSYSGLIVPMLVKHVLEGLEAGLRPRMQLQGYLLGNPVTDSYTDVNFRIPYVHRVNLISDELYEAAKYNCHEDYVNYSINNTLCVIALQAIKECLLQINLAQILEPQCAFASGKPKEVEWDLRVQELKTMNYLLPETKLPELECRGFTYVLAYKWLNDDRVRKALHVRNGTVDSWVRCPKGLSTYTEDVTSSVAYQKNLTETGLRALIYSGDHDISVPWVATYAWIKALGVAVFDEWRPWYIDGQIAGYQVKFMNDNFRLTYVTVKGAGHTAPEYKHKETLAMVDRFFARYPI, from the exons ATGTGTACAAAGCAAACACTAATGTTTAATTCAAGCACTAGAATCGTTAAAATGTGCTTGAGTATACTTCTCTTACTTGTTTTCTCTACCATTGCCTTTTCTCAATCAGTCATTGAATATGTACCAGGATATCCTGGCAAgcttcctttcaaacttgaaactGG ATACATTGGAGTAGGAGACACAGATGAAGTGCAACTATTCTACTATTTCATTGAATCTGAGAGGAGCCCAGCCAACGATCCCCTTGTCTTCTGGCTAACTGGAGGCCCTGCTTGTTCTGGGTTCTCAGCACTTGCCTATGAAATTG GTCCATTGACATTTGATTATGCATCTTTCAATGGGACTTTACCAGCAGTCACAGTGAACCCATACGCATGGACTCAG GTGGccaatattatatttattgatGCACCAGTTGGAGCTGGATTTTCATATGCAACAACCTCAGAAGGTTATTACACCTCAGACACAAAATCAGCACAACAAAGCTATACTTTTTTGAGGAAG TGGTTGCTTGATCACCCACAATTTCTTGGAAATCAACTCTACATTGGTGGTGATTCCTATTCTGGTCTCATTGTTCCTATGCTCGTCAAACATGTACTTGAAG GTCTGGAAGCCGGACTCAGGCCAAGAATGCAACTTCAA GGATACTTGCTCGGGAATCCAGTGACGGATTCTTATACTGATGTCAATTTTAGGATCCCTTATGTGCATAGGGTGAACCTTATATCAGATGAACTCTATGAG gcGGCCAAATATAATTGCCACGAGGATTATGTCAATTATAGTATTAACAATACACTATGTGTGATAGCTCTTCAAGCAATCAAAGAg TGCCTTCTACAAATAAACCTAGCACAAATTTTGGAACCTCAATGTGCTTTTGCATCCGGAAAACCAAAGGAGGTTGAATGGGATTTAAGAGTTCAAGAGTTAAAAACCATGAACTACCTCCTCCCAGAAACTAAACTTCCTGAACTAGAGTGTCGG GGCTTTACATATGTGCTCGCTTACAAGTGGTTGAATGATGATAGAGTCCGAAAAGCTCTTCATGTTCGAAAT GGAACCGTAGATTCATGGGTAAGGTGCCCCAAAGGATTGTCGACTTACACAGAAGATGTCACAAGTAGTGTAGCATATCAGAAAAATCTCACAGAGACCGGTCTCCGGGCTCTGATATACAG TGGGGATCATGACATTTCTGTTCCGTGGGTTGCTACATATGCATGGATAAAAGCTCTTGGTGTGGCCGTTTTTGATGAATGGCGTCCATGGTACATTGATGGTCAAATTGCTGG ATACCAAGTGAAGTTCATGAATGATAATTTCCGCTTGACTTATGTAACTGTAAAG